A portion of the Lolium rigidum isolate FL_2022 chromosome 1, APGP_CSIRO_Lrig_0.1, whole genome shotgun sequence genome contains these proteins:
- the LOC124682019 gene encoding vacuolar-processing enzyme beta-isozyme 1-like: MARWWVCGLLSLLAVAAVAAEGSAEPLIRLPTQDEHGAAPAPAPSAEEGITRWAVLVAGSSGYDNYRHQADVCHAYQILKKGGLKEENIVVFMYDDIANNHENPRRGVIINHPKGKDVYAGVPKDYTGDQVTTNNFFAVLMGNKTGVTGGSRKVINSKPNDHIFIYYADHGGVGSLGMPNNPFLYAGDFIKVLREKHASKSYSKMIIYVEACESGSMFEGIMPQDLNIYVTTAANAVESSWGTYCPGMNPPPPQEYLTCLGDVYSVSWMEDSEIHNLKKEAIKDQYETVKKRTSSSNNNLTGSHVMEYGDKTFKDEKLFLYQGFDPANVNNTNRPPLPSLAGAINQRDADILFMWKKYEQLDRGSEEKLRVLKKIKETVAHRKHLDNSIDFIGKLVFGFENGPSVLQAPRSSGQPVVDDWDCLKRMVRVFESHCGSLTQYGMKHMRAFANLCNNGVSEAEMKEASVSACDGYSSAKWNPLVLGHSA; encoded by the exons ATGGCTCGCTGGTGGGTGTGCGGACTCCTCTCCCTCCTGGCGGTGGCCGCGGTCGCTGCGGAGGGGAGTGCGGAGCCGCTGATTCGGCTGCCGACGCAGGATGAGCATGGCGCTGCTCCCGCCCCTGCCCCGTCGGCGGAGGAAGGGATCACCAGGTGGGCCGTGCTCGTTGCGGGCTCCTCCGGCTACGACAACTACCGTCACCAG GCCGATGTGTGCCACGCCTACCAGATTCTGAAGAAGGGAGGACTGAAGGAGGAGAACATCGTGGTGTTTATGTACGACGACATCGCCAATAACCATGAGAACCCAAGACGTGGAGTCATCATCAACCATCCTAAAGGCAAAGATGTTTACGCCGGTGTTCCCAAG GACTACACTGGTGACCAGGTCACTACTAACAATTTCTTCGCGGTCCTCATGGGCAACAAAACTGGGGTTACTGGAGGAAGTAGGAAAGTGATAAACAGCAAACCGAATGATCACATCTTCATCTATTACGCGGATCATGGGGGAGTTGGTTCTCTTG GTATGCCCAACAATCCATTTCTTTATGCTGGCGACTTCATTAAGGTGTTACGAGAAAAGCATGCTTCCAAGAGCTATTCAAAAATG ATAATATATGTTGAAGCGTGTGAAAGCGGCAGTATGTTTGAGGGTATAATGCCTCAAGATCTCAATATTTATGTTACAACAGCAGCCAACGCAGTCGAAAGTAGCTGGGGAACATACTGCCCTGGGATGAATCCACCACCTCCTCAGGAATACCTTACCTGTTTAGGTGACGTCTACAGTGTATCCTGGATGGAAGACAG TGAAATTCACAATCTAAAGAAGGAAGCGATCAAAGATCAGTACGAGACG GTTAAAAAGAGAACCTCAAGCTCAAATAATAACTTAACTGGTTCTCATGTCATGGAGTATGGTGACAAGACATTCAAAGACGAGAAGCTTTTCCTTTATCAAGGCTTTGATCCTGCAAATGTCAACAACACAAACAGGCCGCCTTTGCCCAGCCTGGCGGGTGCAATCAATCAAAGGGATGCAGACATTCTTTTCATGTGGAAGAAG TATGAGCAGCTAGACAGGGGATCGGAAGAGAAGCTGCGGGTTCTGAAGAAGATCAAAGAAACCGTGGCACACAGGAAGCACCTCGACAACAGTATCGATTTCATTGGGAAGCTTGTGTTTGGATTTGAAAATGGGCCTTCAGTGCTTCAGGCTCCTCGAAGCTCCGGCCAACCAGTAGTCGACGACTGGGATTGTTTGAAGAGGATG GTGCGCGTTTTCGAGTCCCACTGCGGATCACTTACCCAGTATGGCATGAAACACATGAGGGCGTTCGCAAACCTCTGCAACAACGGCGTCTCCGAGGCCGAGATGAAGGAAGCAAGCGTCAGCGCTTGCGACGGGTACAGCTCGGCGAAGTGGAACCCGCTGGTTCTAGGCCACAGCGCCTGA